From Anopheles darlingi chromosome 2, idAnoDarlMG_H_01, whole genome shotgun sequence, the proteins below share one genomic window:
- the LOC125951419 gene encoding uncharacterized protein LOC125951419 has translation MAASVYATPPPDLSGEEAALSDASNSSQTNSSHGSALKASKRTLSSSFLNATTANTTQSSTITTTSSSQQSSDSLPDLSKKRRKQSMPIRFATNGAVIEPSSAPSGGGETEDAGRSVEQSERDRRTPNDNDDADRDDADDDEEDDGCQSPNPPSPAMETDHDPDDSAALLEQQQNNFQKIFLSNLSQLQQKHLQLQQQQQAAGESGLVSPGASLPDNFLASKLTSLISMSTGRGAMKSDDEQEAEDREHRQPSDMVGSNSRGSNSKENYNGSVENEELKSYHEDSLRAGNDHHHGGITHGERSSNHSPSPMLSNPPKISLKKELMFDPDWDGEIRSNLPKPEDWMSIAGLSFPFPPEAAAALSASGYLPQLPLLGVPTVSPFGGAGSTDGSSRPNVPPLRIFNPEAYCDLCNKEFCNKYFLKTHKANKHGIYEPAANSSNSSDNNPPSFSALMNPFNPIHQLSQVFQMQHQQQQQQQQQQQHSGTASSSSEQDSDGPVAQPTSRTTSLSPKNPTNSTSALIQPTVFCDICFKKFSSLSAMRKHRSKAHELANQNNHQQQHGGALSGNNDGTTGAPAGIITGAPFQLPDGFREDYMVEQEDTSFTPQPRKLSPHSMQAAKDANFSADKLKRLGVINTEAFCEICCKEYCNKYFLRTHKLKRHGILPTADELKEERNLPWGPFMQTSPLNLIMGGSELLGKGRGMSNGDGSEAQGSAQDAGMGDGGDDRNSAAVGQKDIGSDEDAEAISVDLQKLQSMIMQLNDLNNQHQRKMGCGVCGKELANQYLLHAHMLQEHGPLGENNNGGLKGSREATPLTSIVATGGTPTAAGAAGEMMEVCKHCDKEFSNEYMLKQHLIEVHGLPSIPSPKREGFITPERRTTGVASGPPPAPNYNDRKPTFSMTPTSSYCEICNKELCNKYFMKTHMQRMHGIEIENGAQIGGVVCNICNKELCSKYFLRVHKHNTHGIVEEGAPLPQARQNGGAAAASGPDQTNDGTDPGGLLKPGEITDTSNRYYSHFTEVCPLCSRRFRSAKWLRAHLLSDHGKPGVDKLKELEQKLANGPGSVGQTGASNGGGGGGGGGRSKSSSPSLKVPNGGGGGGGIVGLAEPKFNSKSPFGAISPADGAKFLPKGAAGIPGLFGTEQVPSPMSGMKGYQCSFCSFATPLLPLLFIHERSHSSLTIVQQQLLQQQQQQQQQQQEQQQQQSDEGLGSPMGEATFPSLLKSESAVSLAKEHSAHHQTLPGTNSSSMGSSSETPSSTPASTPVPSLSQEALNLQQQQQQQRSRSGSRYELRQSPDPEPTSRMAELAHLKPTSPKMASAPSPATGGGGGEPNAMLTEMANIMQRPAIYALPQQSGPLMMQSFLIEESSSPFGAAGNRSPKDSLTLTGQDHRFVPAVVFLPVKERILTPMTISFNLSPA, from the exons ATGGCTGCCTCGGTTTACGCGACCCCACCGCCAGACCTCAGCGGCGAGGAGGCAGCACTGAGCGACGCGTCCAACTCCTCGCAGACCAACAGCTCCCACGGTTCCGCGCTGAAGGCCTCCAAGCGGaccctttcgtcgtcgtttctaaatgccaccaccgccaacaccacccaaagcagcaccatcacgaCGACCTCTTCCTCCCAGCAAAGCTCGGACTCGTTGCCCGATCTCTCCAAGAAGCGGCGCAAACAATCGATGCCGATCCGATTCGCCACCAATGGTGCGGTGATCGAACCATCGTCGGCAccaagcggtggtggtgagacgGAGGATGCGGGTCGATCCGTTGAGCAGAGCGAACGGGATCGCCGAACACCAAACGATAACGACGATGCGGACCGCGATgacgccgacgatgatgaggaggacgatggTTGCCAATCGCCGAATCCACCAAGCCCTGCCATGGAGACGGACCACGATCCGGACGACAGTGCGGCcctgctcgagcagcagcagaacaactTTCAGAAGATATTCCTCTCGAACCTCAGTCAATTACAGCAGAAGcatctgcagctgcagcagcagcagcaagcggcaGGAGAGAGTGGACTGGTAAGTCCGGGCGCTTCGTTACCCGACAACTTCCTGGCCTCGAAGCTGACTAGTCTTATATCGATGAGTACCGGCCGGGGTGCGATGAAGAGCGATGATGAGCAGGAAGCGGAAGACCGGGAGCATCGTCAGCCGTCGGATATGGTTGGATCGAATTCACGCGGTTCCAACTCGAAGGAGAACTACAATGGTAGCGTCGAGAACGAGGAGCTAAAATCGTACCACGAGGACTCACTGAGGGCTGGCAATGACCATCACCATGGCGGAATCACGCACGGAGAACGATCCTCCAATCACTCACCCTCGCCGATGTTGAGTAATCCACCGAAGATATCGCTCAAGAAGGAGCTAATGTTTGATCCAGATTGGGACGGTGAGATACGAAGTAATCTCCCGAAGCCAGAGGATTGGATGTCGATCGCGggactttcctttccattcccaCCGGAAGCTGCCGCGGCCTTGTCCGCCTCGGGCTATCTACCGCAGCTACCACTACTTGGCGTTCCGACGGTATCACCtttcggtggtgccggttcgACCGATGGTAGCAGCCGACCGAATGTTCCACCGCTGCGCATCTTCAACCCGGAGGCGTACTGCGATCTGTGCAACAAGGAGTTCTGTAACAAATACTTTCTGAAGACGCACAAAGCGAATAAGCACGGGATCTACGAGCCAGCGGCCAACAGCAGTAACTCGTCGGATAACAATCCGCCCTCCTTCTCGGCGCTGATGAATCCCTTCAACCCGATCCACCAGCTATCGCAGGTGTTTCagatgcagcatcagcagcagcagcaacagcaacaacagcagcaacactccgGAACGGCCTCTAGTTCGTCTGAGCA GGACTCCGATGGGCCGGT CGCTCAACCAACGTCCCGTACTACATCGCtttcgcccaaaaacccaacaaacTCGACCTCAGCCCTCATTCAACCGACGGTCTTTTGTGACATCTGCTTCAAGAAGTTCAGTAGCCTGAGTGCGATGCGAAAGCACCGTAGCAAGGCGCACGAGCTGGCGAACCagaacaaccaccagcagcagc atggtggtgctcttTCCGGAAACAACGATGGAACTACTGGCGCTCCGGCGGGCATTATCACTGGTGCACCATTTCAGTTACCCGATGGATTCCGTGAGGACTATATGGTGGAGCAGGAGGATACCTCGTTCACGCCGCAACCCCGTAAGCTGTCACCGCACTCGATGCAGGCCGCTAAGGACGCGAACTTTTCGGCTGACAAGCTGAAGCGCCTCGGAGTGATCAACACGGAGGCGTTTTGTGAGATCTGCTGCAAGGAGTACTGCAATAAGTACTTTCTGCGGACGCACAAACTTAAGCGCCACGGCATTCTACCGACTGCGGATGAGCTGAAGGAGGAGCGCAACCTTCCGTGGGGACCGTTTATGCAGACGAGCCCGCTGAACCTGATCATGGGAGGTTCG GAACTGTTGGGTAAGGGACGCGGAATGAGCAATGGAGATGGTTCGGAAGCGCAGGGCTCCGCGCAGGATGCTGGTAtgggcgatggtggtgatgataggAATTCTGCCGCCGTAGGCCAGAAGGACATCGGTAGCGATGAAGATGCCGAAGCGATCAGTGTCGATCTGCAGAAGCTACAGTCGATGATCATGCAGCTGAACGACCTGAACAATCAGCACCAGCGTAAGATGGGGTGCGGTGTTTGCGGTAAAGAGCTGGCGAACCAGTACCTTCTGCATGCCCATATGCTCCAGGAGCATGGACCACTCGGTGAGAACAACAACGGCGGTCTGAAGGGATCCCGCGAGGCTACTCCTCTGACATCGATCGTCGCCACCGGCGGCACACCGactgcagctggtgctgctggtgagatGATGGAGGTATGCAAACACTGCGACAAGGAGTTCTCCAACGAGTACATGCTCAAGCAGCATCTGATCGAGGTGCACGGACTACCGAGCATTCCCAGCCCGAAGCGTGAGGGCTTTATAACACCTGAGCGTCGTACTACTGGGg TTGCTAGTGGTCCACCGCCTGCACCGAACTACAACGACCGCAAGCCCACGTTCTCGATGACACCGACCAGCAGCTACTGTGAGATCTGCAACAAGGAGCTGTGCAACAAGTACTTCATGAAGACGCACATGCAGCGTATGCACggtatcgagatcgagaatgGAGCCCAGATCGGTGGCGTCGTGTGTAACATCTGCAACAAGGAGCTTTGCAGCAAGTACTTCCTGCGGGTTCACAAGCACAATACGCACGGTATCGTCGAGGAGGGTGCTCCGCTCCCGCAAGCGCGTcagaatggtggtgctgctgcagcta GTGGACCCGATCAGACCAACGATGGCACGGATCCGGGCGGGCTACTGAAACCGGGCGAAATCACGGACACGAGCAACCGGTACTACTCACACTTTACCGAGGTTTGTCCGCTGTGTAGCCGCCGATTCCGGAGTGCCAAATGGTTGCGTGCGCATCTGCTGAGCGATCACGGTAAACCGGGCGTCGATAAGCTGAAGGAGCTCGAGCAGAAACTTGCCAATGGTCCCGGTTCCGTGGGTCAGACCGGTGCgagcaatggtggtggtggtggtggtggtggtggacgcaGTAAATCCAGTAGCCCCTCGCTGAAGGTcccaaatggtggtggtggtggtggtggtatcgttGGTCTGGCGGAACCGAAGTTTAACTCCAAGTCACCATTCGGTGCGATCAGTCCGGCCGACGGGGCCAAGTTTTTACCGAAAGGTGCGGCTGGCATCCCGGGGTTGTTTGGGACGGAACAGGTACCTTCACCGATGAGTGGCATGAAGGGTTACCAGTGTTCGTTCTGTTCCTTCGCTACACCCCTGCTGCCGCTACTCTTCATCCATGAACGGTCCCACTCAAGCTTGACCATCGTCCAGCAGCAActtctgcaacagcagcagcaacagcagcagcagcaacaagagcagcagcagcaacaatcggaTGAGGGTCTTGGGTCACCGATGGGTGAGGCCACGTTTCCCTCGTTGCTCAAGTCCGAATCGGCCGTCTCGTTGGCCAAGGAGCACTCCGCCCACCATCAGACGCTCCCGGGCACGAACTCGTCCTCGATGGGATCCTCTTCCGAGACTCCTTCCTCTACTCCTGCCTCCACACCCGTACCGTCGCTCTCGCAAGAGGCACTtaacctgcagcagcagcaacagcagcaacgatctCGTTCCGGTTCGCGCTACGAGTTGCGCCAATCACCGGATCCGGAACCGACGTCACGGATGGCGGAGCTGGCGCACCTGAAACCCACATCCCCTAAGATGGCCTCGGCACCATCGcctgccaccggtggtggtggtggtgaaccgaATGCTATGCTCACCGAGATGGCCAACATCATGCAACGGCCGGCCATCTACGCGCTACCGCAGCAGAGCGGACCGCTCATGATGCAGTCCTTCCTGATCGAGGAgtcatcgtcgccgttcgGTGCGGCAGGGAACCGCTCACCGAAGGACTCGCTCACGCTGACCGGCCAGGATCACAGGTTCGTACCAGCCGTTGTTTTCTTGCCCGTTAAGGAACGTATCCTCACACCGATGACAATATCGTTCAACCTGAGTCCCGCCTAA